Proteins found in one Campylobacter canadensis genomic segment:
- a CDS encoding MotA/TolQ/ExbB proton channel family protein: MYHYLEEGGIFMWPIFALLLLSSAIILEKLHILFIKQKSINIAFKNTVKAKIKAKKFQELNEYLKNYNNSIAVVLKQIINEDDEITIEQCYQNEIKRLEHLSYFLGISITIAPQLGLLGTVTGMIQSFKALSNADESVVASGISQALLTTAFGLCVAIFALFFHIIFNKKIDYLNNEIYLYLNNLIKAKNEKN; the protein is encoded by the coding sequence TTGTATCATTATTTAGAAGAAGGTGGGATATTTATGTGGCCTATTTTTGCACTTTTATTACTTTCTAGTGCAATAATACTTGAAAAATTACACATACTTTTCATAAAACAAAAAAGTATAAATATAGCTTTTAAAAATACTGTAAAAGCAAAAATAAAAGCAAAAAAGTTTCAAGAATTAAATGAATATTTAAAAAACTATAACAATAGCATTGCAGTAGTTTTAAAACAAATAATAAATGAAGATGATGAAATCACAATAGAACAATGTTATCAAAATGAAATAAAAAGACTAGAGCATCTTTCTTATTTTCTTGGAATAAGCATAACAATAGCACCTCAACTTGGATTATTAGGCACAGTTACAGGTATGATACAGTCTTTTAAAGCCCTTTCAAATGCTGATGAAAGCGTTGTTGCTAGTGGTATAAGCCAAGCTCTGCTTACAACCGCTTTTGGCTTATGTGTTGCTATTTTTGCTTTATTTTTTCATATTATTTTTAATAAAAAAATAGATTATTTAAACAATGAAATATATTTATATTTAAATAATTTAATCAAGGCAAAGAATGAAAAAAATTAG
- a CDS encoding ExbD/TolR family protein: MKKISRKKPEFVEISMLNLIDVIFVMLIFFMLCSSFKHYWQFDVLLPKEEGKSQNTFENILEISLNNNKELFVKDKKEIKMINYEELKGYLNEKKIIILNADKKIDYGDVINLIAFLQAQNQEQIKLNIQR, encoded by the coding sequence ATGAAAAAAATTAGTAGAAAAAAGCCTGAATTTGTAGAAATTTCAATGCTTAATTTAATTGATGTTATCTTTGTTATGTTGATTTTTTTTATGCTTTGTTCAAGTTTTAAGCATTATTGGCAGTTTGATGTTTTGCTACCTAAAGAAGAGGGCAAAAGTCAAAATACATTTGAAAATATATTAGAAATATCACTAAATAACAATAAAGAATTATTTGTAAAAGATAAAAAAGAAATCAAAATGATTAATTACGAAGAACTAAAAGGATATCTAAATGAGAAAAAAATAATAATTTTAAATGCGGACAAAAAGATAGATTACGGTGATGTTATTAATTTAATAGCATTTTTACAAGCTCAAAATCAAGAGCAAATAAAATTAAATATTCAAAGGTAA
- a CDS encoding TonB-dependent receptor, with protein sequence MKKYLLLSVVTLSALANTNILQTQVISSSGFTQSLKDTSHNVLVLSKEDIENKGYKDIYDALKTFPSISIARTGTSDSIDIRGQGAKANTRVKIFIDGVLINPSDNSHLATPLDFINIDEVEQIEVIAGGGSVIYGDGAVGGVVNIISKKYSKMKDYANIRLKTGSFDHKSLSLNAGTFLQDRVFLNLSYNKIDEGGYQRADKNKSDSASLALKFLLSDNTDLSFDTSYKEEKIKQSAMLDAATLLNDRRSGGLIQTAFYPKPAYINAAEQDFTINKYLSTSLKLNYHNEDFELAIIPYYFNYSYDDSNLKDEKVALTIKSIFNANEITKLSLGYDYSYNNGLRNQGSIKNEVNKTTNSLFANSLFALNAFDLSFGLRFENSKYNVKRFSSNILALSDDNNYNNLAFNTIFSKALNDDLKAYFKFESGFSSPTPYELTDKVNNEYKINNVKAEKYLTYELGLKGLVFDNFAQLAFFYTDTKDEIYINMTSGRPPHATGLQWTYNNISKTQRYGAELSLNQMLLDDTLSLNESFSYINAKVKNDELNPYKNKQYIPLVPKYKINLNASYEFINNYFARINYSYLSKQNWDFAKDTNNNYQGGYGLVDIGFSIKAIKNLDINIDAKNIFAKEYNIYCSNNLCQPAAKQTFYLETRYSF encoded by the coding sequence ATGAAAAAATACTTATTATTAAGCGTAGTTACACTTAGCGCTTTAGCAAATACAAATATTTTACAAACACAAGTTATATCTTCAAGTGGTTTTACTCAAAGCCTAAAAGATACTAGTCATAATGTTTTAGTTTTAAGCAAAGAAGATATAGAAAATAAAGGCTATAAAGATATTTACGATGCATTAAAGACCTTTCCGTCAATTAGCATAGCAAGAACAGGCACAAGCGATAGTATTGATATTCGTGGGCAGGGAGCTAAGGCTAATACAAGGGTTAAAATATTTATAGATGGAGTCTTAATAAATCCTAGTGATAACTCTCACCTTGCAACTCCGCTTGATTTTATTAATATTGACGAGGTTGAACAAATTGAAGTTATTGCTGGTGGAGGTAGTGTAATTTATGGAGATGGTGCTGTTGGTGGAGTTGTAAATATTATTAGTAAAAAATATAGCAAAATGAAAGATTATGCAAATATTAGGCTAAAAACAGGCTCTTTTGATCATAAATCACTTAGTTTAAACGCTGGTACATTTTTACAAGATAGGGTTTTTTTAAATCTATCATATAATAAAATTGATGAAGGAGGATATCAAAGAGCAGACAAAAATAAATCAGACTCAGCAAGTCTTGCTTTAAAATTTTTACTAAGCGATAATACAGACCTTAGTTTTGATACAAGTTATAAAGAAGAAAAAATAAAACAAAGCGCTATGCTTGATGCTGCAACTTTACTAAACGATAGACGCTCAGGCGGTTTAATACAAACTGCTTTTTATCCAAAACCAGCTTATATAAATGCTGCAGAGCAGGATTTTACAATAAATAAATATCTAAGCACTAGTTTAAAATTAAATTATCATAATGAAGATTTTGAATTAGCAATAATTCCTTATTATTTTAATTATTCTTATGATGATTCTAATCTTAAAGATGAAAAAGTTGCACTAACAATTAAAAGTATTTTTAATGCAAATGAGATTACAAAACTTAGTTTAGGATATGATTATTCGTATAATAATGGCTTAAGAAATCAAGGTAGTATTAAAAACGAAGTAAATAAAACAACTAATTCTCTTTTTGCAAATTCTCTTTTTGCTTTAAATGCTTTTGATTTATCTTTTGGTCTTAGATTTGAGAATTCTAAATACAATGTTAAAAGGTTTTCAAGTAATATTTTAGCATTAAGTGATGATAATAATTATAATAATCTTGCTTTTAATACAATTTTTTCTAAGGCTTTAAATGATGATTTAAAAGCATATTTTAAATTTGAAAGCGGTTTTAGCTCTCCTACACCTTATGAGCTTACCGATAAGGTAAATAATGAATATAAAATCAACAATGTAAAAGCAGAAAAATATCTAACATACGAACTTGGTTTAAAAGGTCTTGTGTTTGATAATTTTGCACAATTGGCATTCTTTTACACCGATACAAAAGATGAAATTTATATAAATATGACTAGCGGCAGACCACCACACGCAACAGGCTTGCAATGGACATATAATAATATTTCAAAAACACAAAGATACGGAGCAGAGCTTAGCCTAAATCAAATGCTTTTAGATGATACTCTTTCATTAAACGAAAGTTTTTCTTATATAAATGCTAAGGTAAAAAATGATGAATTAAATCCTTACAAAAACAAACAATACATACCTTTAGTGCCAAAATATAAAATTAACTTAAACGCCTCATATGAATTTATAAATAATTATTTTGCAAGGATAAATTATTCTTATCTTTCAAAGCAAAATTGGGATTTTGCAAAAGATACAAACAATAATTACCAAGGCGGTTATGGCTTAGTTGATATTGGTTTTAGCATAAAAGCTATTAAGAATTTAGATATAAATATTGATGCTAAAAATATTTTTGCAAAAGAATATAATATTTATTGCAGCAATAATTTATGCCAACCAGCAGCAAAACAAACATTTTATTTAGAAACAAGGTATAGTTTTTAA